A single window of Syntrophus aciditrophicus SB DNA harbors:
- the hpt gene encoding hypoxanthine phosphoribosyltransferase produces the protein MNKSIFIPRETIEKRVKELGEQISRDYAESELIIVGVLKGAFIFMADLIRALSIPCRVDFARLASYGSGAASSGKVIMTKDIETSIRGRDILIVEDIVDTGLTLKFLVDWFRERNPRSLKVCAFLDKQGRRKVPFEADYVGFSVDDAFVIGYGLDFDEKGRFLPDVYIVE, from the coding sequence ATGAACAAAAGTATCTTCATTCCCAGGGAGACTATTGAGAAACGGGTCAAAGAACTGGGAGAGCAGATATCCCGGGATTATGCCGAAAGCGAACTCATCATTGTCGGGGTTCTCAAAGGGGCTTTTATTTTCATGGCCGATCTGATTCGGGCTCTGAGCATTCCCTGTCGCGTCGATTTTGCCAGGCTCGCCAGCTATGGCTCCGGAGCGGCGAGTTCCGGAAAGGTGATCATGACGAAGGATATTGAAACCTCCATCAGGGGAAGGGATATCCTCATCGTCGAGGATATCGTGGATACGGGACTGACCCTGAAATTTCTGGTGGACTGGTTTCGGGAGCGTAATCCTCGTTCACTGAAGGTCTGTGCGTTCCTCGATAAGCAGGGACGAAGAAAGGTTCCGTTTGAAGCCGACTACGTCGGATTCAGTGTGGATGATGCCTTCGTGATCGGCTATGGTCTTGATTTTGATGAAAAAGGCCGTTTTCTTCCCGATGTATATATTGTTGAATGA
- a CDS encoding DUF3426 domain-containing protein, whose product MIISCIKCFTKYRFDDSLMEGNGVWVRCSRCRKLFFQENPAKKELREASVVAADMDVLSPEPGRDSDFPDFDKKLDAGTSREEIDVFLAKIEETKKTLEENDDTETLVRIGKEVRKEAEPETGGIGSVAKPTGAVYEQSEPGTSEFAGPSVKTEKRGFWSPWRILALILFINLLFGGIYLWFFPGTSGRFVRDLSTTVPYVGGLLGSGEKSGDFHLNQIRLEDVRQRHVSNLMAGKLRVIEGVAVNSSPWPITRMQVKGELYDSNGAMIADRFAYAGNLLSDDELATLSEEALQKELDLPMGSDAQNIRIEPKGQIPFMIIFAHEPPDIVKAMVSPAGGEKLLQ is encoded by the coding sequence ATGATTATTTCGTGCATTAAGTGTTTTACAAAGTACCGGTTTGATGATTCCCTGATGGAGGGCAATGGCGTCTGGGTTCGCTGCAGCCGCTGCCGGAAATTGTTTTTTCAGGAGAATCCCGCCAAAAAGGAGCTCAGGGAAGCCTCCGTCGTCGCGGCGGACATGGATGTCTTATCCCCGGAACCGGGCAGGGATTCGGATTTCCCCGATTTTGACAAGAAGCTTGACGCAGGCACAAGCAGGGAAGAAATCGATGTGTTTCTGGCTAAAATTGAAGAGACTAAGAAAACACTGGAAGAGAATGATGACACTGAGACTTTGGTCCGTATTGGAAAAGAAGTGAGGAAAGAAGCGGAGCCGGAGACCGGCGGGATTGGAAGCGTGGCGAAGCCGACCGGTGCGGTATATGAGCAGTCTGAGCCGGGAACATCGGAATTTGCAGGGCCCTCGGTTAAAACGGAAAAGCGGGGATTCTGGTCACCCTGGCGGATTCTGGCCTTGATTCTTTTCATCAATCTTCTTTTCGGCGGCATCTATCTGTGGTTTTTCCCGGGGACGAGTGGCCGGTTTGTTCGTGACCTGTCCACCACAGTTCCCTATGTGGGTGGCCTGCTTGGTTCCGGAGAAAAATCCGGGGATTTTCATTTGAATCAGATTCGGCTGGAAGATGTGCGGCAGCGACATGTCAGCAACCTGATGGCGGGGAAATTGCGGGTCATTGAAGGGGTTGCAGTAAATTCGTCTCCCTGGCCGATTACACGAATGCAGGTCAAGGGAGAGCTTTATGACAGCAACGGCGCAATGATTGCCGACCGGTTCGCTTATGCCGGCAATCTTCTCAGTGATGATGAACTGGCGACCCTGTCGGAGGAAGCCCTGCAGAAGGAGCTCGATCTTCCGATGGGCAGTGATGCCCAGAATATCCGGATTGAACCGAAAGGGCAGATTCCCTTTATGATTATCTTTGCCCATGAACCTCCGGATATCGTGAAGGCTATGGTTTCACCGGCGGGGGGAGAGAAGTTGCTTCAATAA
- a CDS encoding DUF1667 domain-containing protein, producing MIKKELTCVICPNGCPLEVTLEEGPTPVIKEVTGHTCKKGPAWVEQELINPMRTIASSIMVEGGDFPLVSVRTDCAIPLASIPDVMKAIKSTWVKAPVNIGDILIPKPADTSCNIIATRNVRTAS from the coding sequence ATGATAAAGAAAGAATTGACCTGCGTCATCTGTCCCAACGGATGCCCCCTCGAGGTTACTTTAGAGGAAGGACCGACGCCTGTAATCAAGGAGGTAACGGGTCATACATGCAAAAAAGGACCGGCCTGGGTGGAACAGGAACTCATCAACCCGATGAGGACCATCGCCAGCAGCATCATGGTGGAAGGAGGCGATTTTCCCCTGGTCAGCGTGCGAACCGACTGCGCCATCCCTCTGGCCAGCATCCCCGATGTCATGAAGGCCATCAAATCAACCTGGGTAAAGGCGCCGGTGAACATTGGAGATATCCTCATTCCGAAACCCGCGGATACGTCCTGTAACATCATCGCGACGCGCAACGTCCGAACTGCATCATAA
- a CDS encoding NAD(P)/FAD-dependent oxidoreductase — MQTLKRDLVIIGGGPAGLSAAVSARENGCDDVLLLERDRILGGILNQCIHDGFGLHRFGEALTGPEYAQRYIDEYEKLKGDVLLETIVLNMDEQRNLLVSSRHGFTKIEAGAVILAMGCRERTAGAISLPGTRPAGIYTAGAAQNFINLQNIMVGKRVVIMGSGDIGLIMARRMTLEGARVEGVFEILPYASGLPRNIQQCLNDYDIPLHLSTSVVDIHGKERLTGVTVACMDETLKPIPGTERHVPCDTLLLSVGLIPENELSRAARIAMEPRTSGPQVDDTLMTSIPGVFSCGNVLHVHDLADWVSEEAALAGRSAVSYLEKNIAPPEKKIPISAGNGVRYVLPQTVSGLMDFTLSLRVASPSRNRVITVMDGGREVARKKIVRLHPAEMIHIKIKEEKISEADKLEVSVA; from the coding sequence ATGCAAACTCTAAAACGCGATCTGGTCATTATCGGAGGAGGGCCCGCAGGCCTGTCTGCAGCCGTATCGGCAAGAGAGAACGGCTGTGACGACGTTCTCCTTCTTGAAAGAGACCGAATTCTTGGAGGCATTCTGAATCAGTGCATTCACGACGGATTTGGACTGCACCGCTTCGGTGAAGCCCTGACAGGGCCGGAATATGCCCAGCGTTACATCGATGAATATGAGAAATTGAAAGGCGATGTTCTGCTGGAAACCATCGTTCTCAACATGGACGAACAACGCAACCTTCTTGTCAGTTCACGGCATGGCTTCACAAAGATCGAGGCCGGCGCTGTCATCCTGGCCATGGGTTGTCGGGAACGAACGGCCGGGGCCATCTCCCTTCCCGGGACCCGCCCCGCGGGGATCTATACGGCGGGAGCGGCCCAGAATTTTATCAACCTGCAGAACATCATGGTGGGGAAACGGGTGGTCATCATGGGTTCGGGAGACATCGGTCTGATTATGGCCCGCAGGATGACCCTCGAAGGAGCCAGGGTGGAAGGCGTCTTCGAAATCCTCCCCTATGCCAGCGGATTGCCCCGCAATATTCAACAGTGCCTAAATGATTATGACATCCCGCTCCATCTCAGCACTTCCGTCGTCGACATTCATGGGAAAGAGCGCCTGACCGGGGTGACGGTAGCCTGCATGGACGAAACGCTCAAACCGATTCCGGGAACGGAACGGCACGTCCCCTGCGACACCCTTCTGCTTTCAGTCGGACTCATACCGGAAAACGAACTTTCCCGGGCGGCCCGGATCGCCATGGAACCGCGCACCAGCGGCCCTCAGGTGGATGATACCCTGATGACCAGTATTCCCGGTGTTTTCTCCTGCGGTAACGTTCTCCATGTTCACGATCTCGCCGACTGGGTTTCCGAGGAAGCCGCTTTGGCTGGACGCAGCGCCGTCTCGTATCTCGAAAAGAATATTGCCCCGCCCGAAAAAAAGATCCCGATTTCGGCGGGAAACGGTGTTCGCTACGTTCTTCCCCAAACCGTGAGCGGTCTGATGGATTTTACCCTTTCGCTTCGAGTCGCCTCCCCTTCCCGGAATCGCGTCATCACGGTAATGGACGGCGGGCGGGAAGTTGCGCGCAAGAAGATTGTGAGACTTCACCCCGCGGAAATGATCCACATCAAAATCAAGGAGGAAAAGATCTCCGAAGCGGATAAACTGGAGGTATCGGTGGCATGA
- a CDS encoding NAD(P)/FAD-dependent oxidoreductase yields MTNFYDVIIIGAGVVGNAIARELSRFDIKAAVIERELDVGGGTSSRNSGVVHSGIHYKPGTLRAKLNVQGNAMMGNLCKELKVKIEYLGKLTVAQDETDVETLHSLKAQGDANGVPGLAILNKQQMEKLQPGIGGIMALHSPSTGIICPYGLTIALAENACANGVHFYLGQEVTAISRTEKGFEVKTTSGERFESRVLINSAGLYSDAICRMLGIDEYRIYPCRGEYLILDKRLAGTLSLLVYPAPHKGGAGLGIHLTNTVDGNILIGPSNEYVDEADDYACTAEILSLLKKEGHDLLPGISAADFIRNFSGLRAKQAPPSEGGFRDFVIESRKDIPGFINLVGIESPGLTSAPAIGLMVRDMVEELLPLPFKASFIAEREGRAGFFYELSPEERADLVAENPDYGEVVCRCEQITRKEVLDAIQNPLGVKTINGIKYRSRAMMGRCQGGFCLPRIVQILEKEFGYKPEDYLLQHAHSPLFAGRVR; encoded by the coding sequence ATGACCAATTTCTACGATGTGATCATTATCGGCGCGGGGGTGGTGGGAAATGCCATTGCCCGTGAACTTTCCCGATTCGACATTAAGGCAGCCGTAATTGAAAGAGAGCTGGATGTCGGTGGCGGAACCAGTTCCCGGAACAGCGGTGTTGTCCACTCAGGAATTCATTACAAGCCCGGCACGCTCCGGGCAAAGTTGAATGTCCAGGGCAATGCCATGATGGGAAACCTCTGCAAAGAGCTCAAAGTCAAGATAGAGTATCTTGGCAAACTCACGGTGGCCCAGGATGAGACGGATGTTGAAACCCTGCATTCCCTGAAGGCCCAGGGGGATGCCAATGGCGTTCCCGGTCTGGCTATTTTAAACAAACAGCAGATGGAGAAGCTGCAGCCCGGCATTGGCGGGATCATGGCCCTTCATTCCCCGAGCACAGGGATCATCTGTCCTTACGGTCTCACGATCGCCCTGGCCGAAAACGCCTGTGCCAACGGCGTCCATTTCTATCTCGGCCAAGAAGTAACGGCCATCAGCCGAACAGAGAAGGGATTCGAGGTCAAGACAACTTCTGGGGAACGCTTCGAGAGCAGGGTTCTGATCAACTCGGCGGGACTTTACTCGGATGCGATCTGCAGAATGCTCGGGATTGACGAATATAGAATCTATCCCTGCCGCGGAGAATATCTCATCCTGGACAAGCGCCTGGCCGGTACGCTTTCCCTTCTCGTTTATCCGGCTCCCCATAAGGGAGGTGCGGGGCTCGGCATACACCTGACCAACACGGTGGACGGCAATATCCTCATCGGCCCCAGCAACGAGTATGTGGATGAAGCGGATGACTATGCCTGCACGGCGGAGATTCTCTCGCTCCTGAAAAAAGAAGGACATGACCTTCTTCCCGGAATATCGGCGGCGGATTTCATCCGTAATTTCTCCGGATTGCGGGCCAAGCAGGCCCCCCCGAGCGAAGGCGGTTTCCGGGATTTTGTCATTGAGAGTCGAAAGGACATCCCCGGTTTCATCAACCTGGTAGGCATTGAAAGTCCCGGTCTGACCTCAGCGCCGGCGATCGGACTCATGGTTCGGGATATGGTGGAAGAATTACTTCCCCTCCCGTTCAAGGCCTCCTTCATTGCCGAAAGAGAAGGCCGCGCCGGATTTTTCTACGAACTTTCGCCGGAAGAGAGGGCAGATCTGGTTGCGGAAAATCCCGACTACGGAGAAGTCGTATGCCGCTGCGAGCAGATCACGCGGAAAGAGGTCCTGGATGCCATCCAGAACCCCTTGGGCGTCAAGACCATCAACGGCATCAAATATCGCTCCCGGGCGATGATGGGCCGTTGCCAGGGCGGGTTCTGTCTGCCCCGGATCGTTCAAATTCTGGAGAAGGAATTTGGTTACAAACCTGAAGACTATTTATTACAACACGCTCATTCCCCGCTTTTTGCCGGTCGAGTGCGATAG
- a CDS encoding 4-hydroxyphenylacetate 3-hydroxylase N-terminal domain-containing protein, whose product MGIKTKEEYIESIRALKPTVYMFGEKLTTSVVDNPRLRAGIEATGATYELANMPENRDLFITTSPLINEPVNRFTLPPASIEDLVARVKINRKVANYVGTCHQRCTGLDCLSTLAIVTYDIDKKYGTHYNDNFIEFLKYMQKNDLTGNAGVTDVKGDRSLAPHAQVDKDMFLRVVEKREDGIVVRGAKSHQTGSLSSHEIIVLPTRAMGKDDGDYSVAFAIPSDTPGLIHVVGRSSLDMREIEGCDCGNVYYSKYCPTLIFNDVFVPWNRVFMCGETEFAVDMVVKFSSFHRQSHGGCKSGKIDCMTGAALTMMDYNGTAKMSHLKQKVIDMIHRAETLYGCCLASSYEGKQQPSGNYFIDTVLANASKIHEGKEMAEATRLMIDCAGGYVADLPSDRDFSNPEIGDLLKKYLKGVDKIPVEDRVKMFRLIEKMAMESADTISDIHGGGSAEAHRVTIFRESDTESKKKAAKRLAGIKD is encoded by the coding sequence ATGGGTATTAAGACAAAAGAAGAGTACATAGAATCGATTCGGGCTCTCAAGCCGACTGTATATATGTTCGGAGAGAAGCTCACCACCAGCGTCGTCGACAATCCCCGACTGCGCGCAGGCATTGAGGCAACCGGCGCCACCTATGAATTGGCCAATATGCCCGAGAACAGGGACCTTTTCATTACAACAAGTCCTCTGATCAACGAGCCGGTGAACCGTTTCACCCTGCCGCCGGCCAGCATAGAGGATCTTGTAGCGCGCGTGAAGATCAACCGTAAGGTGGCCAACTACGTAGGCACTTGCCACCAGAGATGCACCGGCCTGGACTGTCTCTCCACCCTGGCCATCGTCACCTATGACATCGACAAGAAATACGGCACCCACTATAACGACAATTTCATCGAATTCCTCAAGTACATGCAGAAGAACGATCTCACGGGGAATGCCGGGGTTACCGACGTCAAAGGCGACCGGTCACTGGCACCCCATGCGCAGGTGGACAAGGACATGTTTCTCCGTGTCGTGGAGAAGCGGGAGGACGGAATTGTGGTGCGCGGCGCCAAGTCCCACCAGACCGGGTCCCTCTCCTCTCACGAGATCATCGTGCTGCCCACCCGGGCCATGGGCAAGGATGATGGCGACTATTCAGTCGCTTTCGCAATTCCTTCCGACACCCCGGGGCTCATCCATGTGGTCGGCCGATCCAGCCTGGACATGAGAGAAATCGAAGGCTGCGATTGCGGAAATGTCTATTACTCCAAGTACTGCCCCACCCTCATTTTCAACGATGTTTTCGTACCCTGGAACCGGGTTTTCATGTGTGGCGAAACCGAATTTGCGGTGGACATGGTCGTCAAGTTCTCCTCTTTCCACCGTCAGAGCCACGGCGGCTGCAAGTCCGGCAAGATCGACTGCATGACCGGCGCAGCCCTCACCATGATGGACTACAACGGCACCGCCAAGATGAGCCACCTGAAACAGAAAGTCATTGATATGATCCACAGAGCGGAGACGCTGTATGGCTGCTGTCTGGCGTCGTCCTATGAAGGCAAGCAGCAGCCTTCCGGCAACTACTTCATCGACACGGTTCTTGCAAACGCCTCCAAAATCCATGAAGGCAAAGAGATGGCCGAAGCAACCAGGCTTATGATCGATTGCGCCGGTGGCTACGTGGCTGATCTCCCCTCCGACAGAGATTTCTCGAATCCGGAAATCGGGGATCTCCTGAAGAAATATCTCAAGGGCGTAGACAAGATCCCCGTGGAAGATCGCGTGAAGATGTTCCGGTTGATCGAAAAGATGGCCATGGAAAGCGCCGATACCATCTCCGACATCCACGGGGGGGGATCCGCCGAAGCGCACCGGGTCACCATTTTCCGTGAATCAGACACTGAGAGCAAGAAGAAGGCGGCGAAACGGCTGGCTGGAATTAAAGACTGA
- a CDS encoding L-threonylcarbamoyladenylate synthase, producing MTSNPIIAIDPTHPEPALLQHVAENLRKGRVVAYPTETFYGLGADAGNERAIEKIFSIKGRQFNNPIPLIIGDRDELDSLVTAIPEAAQRLIHVFWPGPLTLVFRASKNVSPRLTANTGLIGIRISSHPIARSLARSLGAPLTATSANFSGQKESTTAHEVARTLGSLIDGIVDGGQTRGNKGSTVVNIAVDPPLILRVGVITEIEIRKALESTCPH from the coding sequence ATGACTTCAAATCCGATTATTGCGATCGACCCCACTCATCCTGAACCAGCGCTGCTTCAACACGTTGCAGAGAATCTTAGGAAAGGCCGGGTTGTAGCCTATCCCACCGAGACGTTCTATGGACTGGGTGCAGATGCTGGAAATGAAAGGGCCATCGAAAAAATTTTCAGCATCAAAGGCAGGCAGTTCAACAATCCTATCCCGCTCATTATTGGAGACCGGGACGAACTGGACAGTCTGGTCACGGCGATTCCTGAAGCTGCCCAAAGACTCATTCACGTCTTCTGGCCGGGCCCGCTGACGCTTGTCTTTCGTGCTTCTAAAAACGTTTCTCCAAGACTTACGGCAAATACGGGTCTGATCGGCATCCGGATATCCAGTCATCCCATTGCCCGAAGTCTGGCCCGGTCGCTGGGGGCTCCCTTGACCGCCACGAGTGCCAATTTTTCCGGGCAGAAAGAAAGTACGACGGCCCATGAGGTTGCCCGCACTCTGGGTTCTCTTATCGACGGCATTGTTGACGGAGGGCAGACTCGCGGAAACAAGGGTTCAACAGTCGTTAACATTGCAGTTGACCCTCCACTGATCCTCCGGGTTGGAGTCATTACCGAAATTGAGATACGAAAAGCCCTGGAGTCAACCTGTCCACATTAA
- the purE gene encoding 5-(carboxyamino)imidazole ribonucleotide mutase codes for MEKNMDIAVSVVMGSDSDYSVMEETVKILKTFHVSHEIFLTSAHRSPDRTSDFSRKAAERNVKVIIVGAGAAAHLAGVIASQTTLPVIGVPVDSTALNGLDALFSTVQMPGGIPVATMAIGKAGARNAALLAIRILSLTDAELHQRLTVYIDNMAHEVEKKHDDLILKSRL; via the coding sequence GTGGAAAAGAATATGGATATTGCCGTCAGCGTTGTCATGGGAAGTGATTCCGACTATTCGGTAATGGAGGAAACCGTCAAAATTTTAAAGACTTTTCACGTTTCCCATGAAATCTTTCTCACCTCGGCACACCGAAGCCCGGACCGAACATCTGATTTTTCCCGGAAAGCGGCGGAAAGAAACGTGAAAGTGATCATCGTCGGCGCAGGCGCAGCCGCTCATCTCGCCGGGGTCATCGCTTCACAGACAACACTGCCTGTCATCGGAGTGCCTGTTGATTCGACAGCACTCAACGGTCTGGATGCCCTTTTTTCCACTGTTCAGATGCCCGGGGGCATCCCGGTAGCAACTATGGCCATAGGAAAAGCCGGCGCCAGGAATGCCGCGCTGCTCGCCATTCGCATTTTATCTTTGACGGACGCCGAACTTCATCAGAGGCTTACCGTTTATATTGACAATATGGCCCATGAAGTCGAGAAAAAGCACGATGACCTCATCCTCAAGAGCCGTTTATGA
- the purH gene encoding bifunctional phosphoribosylaminoimidazolecarboxamide formyltransferase/IMP cyclohydrolase, which produces MNLNEIKRVLISVTDKTGIVEFAQGLSQFGVEILSTGGTAAQLRMNGLSVRDVSDYTGFPEMMDGRLKTLHPKIHGGLLALRDQDSHREAARNHGIDMIDMVVINLYRFEDTVAREGCSLDEAIENIDIGGPTMLRAAAKNYRFVSVVTDPADYTSILEEMKQEGGKISETTNFELSVKTFQLTARYDAAISNYLGKLTPYGGDSKTFSDTLTMQFKKAQDLRYGENPHQQAVFYREHNPFPASIANARQLHGKELSYNNIMDSDAAWNMVSDFILPAAVIMKHANPCGAATASQDLSEAYRKAMETDPISAFGGIVALNRPIDKKTAEEIAKTFLEVIIAPGFEEEALNLLQAKKNVRLLQISGEYQRECLGLDFRRVVGGLLVQERDMDSFDIRTAKIVTRRVPTEEEYQALDFAWRVVKHVKSNAIVFTARDQLVGVGAGQMSRVDSVKIAKMKAILPTKGCVLGSDAFFPFRDGVDMAAEAGITAIIQPGGSVRDEEAIEAANEHGMAMIFAGIRHFKH; this is translated from the coding sequence ATGAATTTGAACGAAATAAAACGGGTACTCATCAGCGTAACCGATAAGACAGGAATTGTTGAATTTGCTCAGGGTTTATCTCAGTTCGGTGTGGAGATTCTTTCGACGGGAGGAACAGCAGCGCAATTGAGGATGAACGGTCTTTCCGTGAGGGATGTTTCCGACTATACGGGGTTTCCCGAAATGATGGATGGAAGACTGAAAACACTGCACCCCAAAATTCATGGCGGGCTTCTGGCTCTCCGGGATCAGGACAGCCACAGGGAAGCGGCCAGAAATCATGGGATCGACATGATCGATATGGTGGTCATCAATCTTTACCGATTCGAAGACACCGTTGCTCGAGAAGGATGCTCCCTTGATGAGGCCATCGAGAATATAGACATCGGGGGACCCACCATGCTTCGAGCCGCCGCGAAGAATTATCGTTTTGTCAGCGTAGTTACGGATCCCGCGGATTACACGAGTATTCTTGAAGAAATGAAACAGGAAGGTGGCAAGATATCCGAGACCACCAACTTCGAATTGTCCGTAAAAACCTTCCAACTGACAGCTAGGTATGACGCGGCGATTTCCAATTACCTCGGCAAGCTGACACCTTACGGAGGCGATTCCAAGACATTTTCCGATACACTCACCATGCAGTTTAAGAAAGCCCAAGACCTCCGTTACGGTGAAAACCCTCATCAGCAGGCCGTCTTCTATCGTGAACACAATCCTTTTCCGGCATCGATTGCCAATGCCCGTCAACTTCATGGGAAGGAGTTATCCTATAACAACATCATGGACAGCGATGCCGCATGGAACATGGTTTCTGATTTCATCCTGCCGGCTGCCGTGATTATGAAGCACGCCAATCCCTGTGGGGCAGCCACGGCCTCCCAGGATCTGTCCGAGGCGTACCGGAAAGCCATGGAAACGGATCCCATCTCCGCCTTCGGAGGCATCGTCGCTCTTAATCGCCCCATTGACAAGAAAACGGCAGAAGAGATTGCCAAGACATTCCTGGAAGTTATCATCGCTCCCGGATTTGAGGAAGAAGCATTGAACCTTTTGCAGGCGAAGAAAAATGTGAGATTGCTGCAAATTTCCGGAGAATACCAGAGAGAGTGCCTGGGACTCGATTTTCGTCGCGTCGTCGGCGGGCTGCTTGTTCAGGAACGCGACATGGATTCCTTTGATATCCGAACAGCGAAAATCGTGACCAGACGAGTTCCAACGGAAGAAGAATACCAGGCCTTGGATTTTGCCTGGCGCGTTGTCAAACACGTCAAATCCAACGCCATCGTGTTCACTGCCAGGGACCAGCTGGTAGGGGTCGGCGCCGGCCAGATGAGCCGAGTTGATTCCGTCAAGATCGCCAAGATGAAAGCCATACTTCCCACAAAAGGCTGTGTCCTTGGTTCCGATGCGTTCTTCCCTTTCCGTGACGGGGTTGACATGGCTGCCGAGGCGGGAATAACCGCCATTATCCAGCCAGGGGGGTCCGTGCGGGATGAAGAAGCCATCGAGGCCGCCAATGAGCATGGAATGGCCATGATTTTTGCAGGCATCCGCCATTTCAAGCATTAG
- the purD gene encoding phosphoribosylamine--glycine ligase, with protein sequence MKNILLIGNGAREHVLAETITRSAQHPRLFSFMKTNNPGIASLSEKISIGNYDDLNAIQEFAKTCAVHLAIIGPEDPLNNGVVDCLTGMGIPAVGPQKSLARLETSKSFTRNLLQKYEIPGNIKFRTFPSNEGIEVFLDEIDGIVIKPDGLTGGKGVLVQGDHFHSRREALQACHEILKTHSSVMVEEKLEGEEFSLQCLCDGKTVVATPPVQDHKRRFDGDQGPNTGGMGSYSCENHLLPFLTQKDIEAGLSITRAVAEAIHKETGLYYKGVMYGGFMITRSGVKLLEYNARFGDPEAMNILPLLKTDFLDLCTAIVDGTLDGLHIEFEKKATVCKYVVPKAYGLPADSPDAKSTSSRIEIGDVGAARLYYSSVDQKADGLYMTSSRAIGVVGIADQLEKAEAVAERAVAAINGPVDHRSDIGTWPLIEKRIHHIMNIKGSID encoded by the coding sequence ATGAAGAATATCCTGCTTATAGGAAATGGGGCGAGAGAACATGTCCTCGCGGAAACAATTACGCGATCCGCACAACATCCCAGACTTTTTTCCTTCATGAAAACGAACAACCCCGGGATTGCTTCTCTTTCTGAGAAAATATCGATCGGCAATTATGATGATCTGAACGCAATTCAGGAGTTTGCCAAGACCTGCGCTGTTCATCTTGCCATTATCGGCCCGGAAGACCCGCTGAACAATGGTGTAGTCGATTGTCTGACCGGGATGGGTATTCCTGCCGTCGGTCCACAGAAAAGTTTGGCCCGCCTGGAAACGTCAAAATCCTTCACCCGGAATTTGCTTCAAAAATATGAAATCCCGGGAAACATCAAATTTCGAACCTTCCCCTCCAATGAAGGGATCGAGGTCTTCCTTGACGAAATTGACGGAATTGTTATCAAACCCGATGGTTTAACCGGCGGAAAAGGTGTACTTGTACAGGGCGATCACTTCCATTCCAGGCGTGAAGCCCTTCAGGCTTGTCATGAAATCCTTAAAACCCATTCCAGCGTCATGGTTGAAGAGAAGCTGGAGGGCGAGGAGTTTTCGCTTCAATGCCTCTGCGACGGCAAAACTGTTGTTGCCACACCTCCGGTCCAGGATCATAAACGCCGCTTTGACGGCGATCAAGGTCCCAATACAGGTGGAATGGGCTCTTATTCCTGCGAAAATCATCTTTTACCTTTCCTGACACAAAAAGACATCGAGGCGGGATTATCCATCACCCGGGCCGTGGCGGAAGCCATTCACAAGGAGACTGGTCTTTATTATAAAGGCGTGATGTACGGGGGGTTCATGATTACGCGTTCAGGCGTTAAACTTCTCGAATACAACGCCCGCTTCGGCGATCCGGAGGCCATGAATATCCTGCCGCTTCTAAAAACGGATTTTCTCGATCTCTGCACGGCCATTGTCGACGGTACACTGGATGGCCTCCATATTGAATTTGAAAAAAAAGCTACAGTGTGCAAGTATGTCGTCCCCAAAGCCTATGGGTTGCCCGCCGACTCTCCGGATGCGAAGTCCACATCCTCCCGGATAGAAATCGGAGATGTGGGGGCAGCACGTCTGTATTATTCTTCCGTCGATCAGAAAGCTGACGGTCTTTACATGACATCCTCACGGGCAATCGGTGTCGTGGGCATTGCCGATCAGCTTGAGAAAGCGGAAGCTGTTGCAGAAAGAGCCGTGGCAGCCATAAACGGCCCTGTGGATCACCGTTCGGATATCGGCACATGGCCGCTCATTGAAAAGCGGATTCACCACATCATGAATATCAAAGGCAGCATTGATTGA